CAAGTGCCTACAGATACACGCCTGTTTATTTTATCTAGCGAAAATAAACAATAGCGAAAACAGCAATCTAATCATTCTCAATTTGTTGACGCAACTTTTCTTCTTCCAGGTCTAGTAAAGCTAAATGCTTGCGTACTACTACTTCGTCTACTTCGGCTTTTCGGTTAATTTGGTGCAGTAACTGGCGCTCATGCGTTAGCAAACTGGTCATTACTTTGCGGTAAGTTTCTACGTTATCATCAGCCCATTTTTCGCCGGTTTCCGGCTTATTAAAATGGTCCAGAAAAGTAAGGTCACTTTGTAAACGCAGCTTCAGGCTTTTAATTAATTCGTTGGTATTTACCTCGGTGGCGTATTTCTCCTGGATTAAAGATAAAGCCGCATCTTTTAATTTTTTACGCACTCTTAAATCTTGTTCGGGCAAAGATAAAGGGTAATCCATTTCCTGCGGATGTAGCCAGCGAATGACAAGGGGTAAGGTTAAACCTTGAAATACCAGCGTAACCAGAATTACCGTAAAAGTGATAAACAAAATAAGGTTACGTTGCGGAAAAGCCTGGCCGTTACTTAATAGCAGCGGAATAGAAAGGGCCGAAGCCAGTGAAACCACCCCCCGCATACCCGCCCAGCCCACAATAAAAGGTTGCCGCCAACCGGGCTTACTATCGGCAGTGGTAATAAAGCGGCTGATAAATACCGTAAAAAGCGAAGCACCTAAAACGCACAAAAGCCGGGTAATAATAACTACCAGCGAAATAAGTAAACCGTAGGTAATGGCATTGCTTAAGGTAATGTGGTCGCCGAGCTGTTGTACAATTAAAGGCAATTCCAGGCCAATAAGCATAAACACAAAGCCATTCAGGGCAAAACCTACCGTGGCCCACACATTGGCGCCTCTAATCCGGCTCAAGTGGCTCAGCAGCCGGTGACTGTGGTTCGACAAAAATAAACCGCCGCTTACTACCGCTAGTACTCCCGAAAAATGAAACCTTTCAGCGGTGATGTACATGAAATAAGGAGCGATAAAAGTAAGCACGGTATCCATGCTGGGCGTAGTGGGCAACCACCTATGAATGGCATAAAATACCAAAGCCACGCCCAAACCCGTAAGCGTGCCCATAATAATTACCACAAAAAAACTGGTAACAGCTTCGTGCAAAACAAAACTACCCGAAACTACTGCGGTTAAAGCAAACCGGAAAATAATTAAGCTCGACGCATCATTGAGCAAACTTTCGCCTTCCAAGATGGAAACAACGCGCTTTGGCACCTCCACATCTTTTAAAACCGAGGTAGCCGAAACCGCATCGGGTGGCGAAATTATGGCTCCCAGCAAGAAACCTAAAGCCAAAGTAAAACCCGGAATAAGTGCCTGCGAAATAAAAGCAATAACGGTAGCAGTGAGAATTACCACCAAAAAAGCAAAGGAACCAATTACCCGGCGCCATTTCCAGAATTCCTTCCATGACGTGTTCCAGGCGGCTTCGTATAGGAGGGGTGGTAAGAATATCAGGAATATCAGCTCCGGATTAATTTCAATACCCGGTAGCCCCGGAATAAAGCTTAGCAGTAATCCGCCCAAAACCAAAATAATCGGGTACGACACTTTTAACCGCCGGGCCAGCATTACCAAAAATAAAATAACCAGCAACAGCGCGAGGTAAAAGAACAGGGTATTTTGCATAAACGCGATAAGTGGATACCTGCCTTAATGTTATTTAAAAATTTAAATATTATAATCATAGTCCGGATAATTTTTGGATAGCAAAATAAGGCTCGTAAATAGTTTTAGGATAAGTATTAATTAGAAAAAAGAATTTGCTTCGAATAAGTAGAATAAGCCACGCCTGAAATAAATTTTATTTAATGAGCTAAGTAATAAAAACATTCGTGCAAGGATAATAGCAAAAACAGAAGAATAATTTGGAAGTTAAAGGAATGTTTATTTTGTTTGTCTATAAAATCTATAGATTATATATTATAAAGTAGAAGCAAATACCTAAAGTGGCTCTGGTCAGATTTTTAGCAAGATCTAAGGATAATGAAAGGTTTAACTTTCGCAAGACTCTAAACTGTAGGTTGCGATCGTTCGGGTTTAAAGCAAAGTGCGAGGTTCCTGATTTTAAATTCTATTGGTTTTTCAGGACAGGCTAAAGGAAAAAAACAGTTATAAGCTTTAAAGTCACCTTGGGTAATTCAGGAAATGGAGTGAGAGCATTCATCAGCTTATAGCATTTAGGAGACGCTGAAGTGATATACCGAAACGATGGTTTCTAGGATTGCTCCTAATAGCAGACGCTCTTATCTTAAATAATAAGCAACAAAAACAAAACCGGCACTCTGGCAGGTAGCCGGCCTATAAACTCAAACTTTAATCTAAATAAATGATGAAAAAACTACTACAAAAAAGTAGTAAGTGGTTCGTATTGCTTTTACTCTACCACCTACCTTTCCTAAAAAGTAGCGCTAATCCAGCTCTGGCCATTACGGATAAGTTCAGCATTACTGTAAATTTTGCCGACAAACCTGTTTCGGGAAAAGTAATTTCGGGTACGGGAGAGCCTTTACCGGGCGTAACGGTACTTTTAAAAGGCACTACTATCGGTACTACTACCAACTCCGAAGGTGGATTTGAGTTAACCGTTCCGGATAACGGGGGCATTTTGGTGGTGTCGTTTATTGGCTATTTAACCAAAGAAGTAGCCTTTACTGGCAATGAACTCCTCCAAATTAGCTTAACGGAAGATACCAAAGCTCTGGACGAAGTAGTGGTAGTAGGGTATGGCACCCAGCGGTCGCAGGATGTAACCGGCTCTGTTGCAACCGTAGACCAAAAAAATATTAAAAGTTTACCGGTTTCTACTATCGATCAAAAACTTACCGGGCAAGTAGCCGGGGTGCAAATTCAGCAGGTTTCGGGTGCGCCAGGAGCAGGAACGTCCATTAAAATCCGGGGAAATGGTTCTTTAGGGGCCGGCAACGAACCTTTGTACGTAGTAGATGGCTTGCCGTACTCGGCCGGAATGAACCAAACTACCAATCCTTTATTATTCATTAACCCGAACGATATTGAGTCGGTAACTATTTTAAAAGATGCTTCTTCCACGGCTATTTACGGGTCGCGTGGGGCCAACGGCGTTATTTTAATTACCACCAAAAAAGGCGCCAACGACCGAACCGAAGTGAATGTTTCATCGATGCGGGGGGTGCAGCAGGTACCCCAAAAAGGCCGGCCGGAAATGCTAAATTTGCGGGAATTTGCCGAATTGCAGCGCGATAAAATAAACGTAACCGTGCGTCGGCTCGAAAATCGGGAAGCTATCCTCAACGATTACCCCGTAGAATACCAGAACCTGGATAATATTACCGGTAACGGCACCGATTGGTACGATTTACTTTTACAAACCGCCGCTATTCAAGACCATAATGTGAGCCTTTACAAAGGGACCAAAGACTCCCGCTTAAACTTTAGTTTGGGCTATTTTAAACAGGAAGGTACCGTGCGCTATACCGGGGTGGAACGCTACAGCAGCAAACTGGGTATGGAATCGAATATTGGCAAATACTTGTTAGTAGGCGCTTCGCTGCAGCCCAGTTACATTAAGCAAAACCGCACCAATACCAACGCCAACCGCGAAGATGTTCTGGGTACGGCCATTTGGGCGAACCCGTTTATGTCGCCCTACGATGCCAGTGGAAATTTAATTCCCTACATTGTTTCGCCGCAAAGTAAGTATCATTCGGCCTGGAGTTTTGCTAACCCTTTGTTTGTTTTAAAAGAAACAGTTCAGAACCAGAATATTTTTCAGAACCTGGGTTCGGCGTTTGTGCAGTTAACCTTGTTTAAAGACTTAAAAGCCAAAACGTCGTTATTCACCAATTGGTCTACTTCTAATTATTTTCAATTTATCCCGAGCACGGTAGGTGCTGCCAATAAACCACCGGTAGCTGGTACGGGCCGTTCCACTACCATCCGCGACCAGAGTTTTGATTGGCTGATTGAAAATACCTTGAACTACGATAAAACTTTTGGCAGCCACCAGGTAAGTGCAGTAGTAGGGTATACCACTCAAAAAAACTCCGCCAAAACCATTAACCTTAACGCCGATCCATACGCCAACGATTTACTCGAAACCATTAATGCGGCGCAAACCATTAAAGGCTGGGGCCAGGGCTCTAACGAGTGGAGCATGATTTCTTATCTGGGCCGCGTGAACTACGGCTTTAAAGACCGGTATTTACTAACCGCTACGTTCCGTTCCGATGGTTCTTCCCGGTTCGGTAGCAATAATCGGTATGCCTTTTTCCCTTCCATGGCGGCAGCCTGGCGGCTTTCCGAAGAAAATTTTTTGAAAAACAACTCTATTATCTATAACCTGAAGTTACGGGCGAGCTACGGAAAAAGTGGTAATAACAATATTGGTAATTACGCGCATTTGGCTTCTATTAGCCCGGGGGCTTATGTCTTTGGCAACACGCAGGTAACAGCGGTCAGCGTGGGGTTACCTAATCCTAATTTAACCTGGGAAGAATCGGACCAGTTTGATGCCGGCCTGGACTTAGATTTATTCGAGAACCGTTTAAACCTGGTGGTAGATTTTTATAACCGGAAAAGCAATAACATGCTGCTCGACAACATTATTCCGGCCATTACCGGTTTTAATACCCAAACCATAAACAAAGGAAACGTTCGGAACCGGGGAATAGAAATAGCCTTGGGCGGAACACCTGTAGCCGGCACGGTACAATGGAATACCAATTTTAACATTGCTTTTAACCGGAACAAAGTTTTATCCCTGAACAGTAACAACGACCGCATTTTAGCCGGAAATAACGATAACAACCCTACTCACATTTCAGTGGTGGGAAAACCCATCGGCCAATTCTTCGGGTACATTTACGAAGGCTTGTATACCGCCGAAGATATGGCTAACCCTAATATAATTAAAACGGCCCAGGTATACGAAGGTAACGTAAAATACCGCGATGTAAACGGCGACGGCATTATTACAGACTTGCTCGATTACACCATTATTGGCAATCCGCACCCTGATTTTACGTACGGCTTCACCAACAATTTTTCTTACAAAGGCCTGAGCCTGGGCGTAATTGTAAACGGGCAATACGGCGGACAGGTAATGAATGGGTTGCGGCAAACCGTAGATAACCTGCAAGGCTTTTTTAACGTGAGCAAAGAATGGGTAAACCGCTGGCGGAGCGCCGATCAACCCGGCGATGGCATGCATTACGGGGTTCCCAAACTAACTCCCAGCTTAGGTCACCGGGTTTCTAACTTATGGGTAGAAGACGCCACATACTTACGCATTGCCAACGTAACGCTGGGTTACAACTTACCCCAAAAATGGGTGCAATATACCGGCGCTATTAAAAATTGCCGGCTGTACTTTACCGTGCAAAATCTGGCTACTTTCACAAAGTATGGCGGCGCTAACCCCGAAGGGCAATCGGTGAACATCAACAACACTCTGGCACCCGGCTTTGACATGACTTCTTATCCTTTAGCCCGAACTACTTCTTTAGGTATTAATCTTACTTTTTAAGTGGGCGCTTGGATTTAGAGAATCAGGTTCCTTTTTATCTAGAATCACCTTATTTAAATTGAAATAATTACCGTGAAAAAATATTTAGTTTATATACTCTTATTAGGCCTGCTGCCCGCTTGCTCCGATGATTTTCTGGAAATTTATCCCGAATCGAGTTTGAACGAGGGCACTTTTTATAAATCGGAAAAAGAAATTATTCTGCTGGCCAACGGCTGCTACGTGCCTATGCGCAACTACGAAAAAGTAGAACATTGGGTAATGGCCGAGCTTCCTTCCGACAATGCCAGTTTCCAGTACAATACTGCCACTGGCGAGGCCTCTAAAGGCGTAATTGATCAGTTTATCTTGGCTTCTAACAACGTAGCTTACGCCAATTTCTGGAATGCTTCTTACAACGGAATTACCCGTTGCAATAAATTATTGTTTGAAATAGATCGTCCGGAAATTACCTGGTCCAAACCCGCTTATAAAGACCGGAGCGCCGGCGAAGCTTTATTTTTGCGTGCCTTGTATTATTTTAATCTGGTGCGGCAGTTTGGGGGAGTACCGATAGTAACCGAACCGATCAGCTCCGAAGAAGCGGTAAAAATTAAGAGAGCCACGGAAGCTCAGGTGTACGAAAGAATTATAACCGATTTAAAAGATGCCGCTACCCGGTTTAGCCAGGCCAAAGAAGTAGAAGAAGTGGGTCGGGCCAACGAAGGGGCAGCGCTGGCTTTACTAGGCAAAGTGTACGTTACCCTGCATCAATACGCCGAAGCCGAAGCGCCGCTAAAAGCCGTTATAAATTCCGGCAAATACATTTTACAACCTAACTACGCCGATGTTTTTAACCCCACCAACAAAGATTTTAAAGAAACCATTTTTGCTATTCAGTTTTCCGAAAACAGCGTAGAACTGGCGAACCGCTTTATTTTCTGGTTTGCCCCCTGGACTTCCGGCGGAGCCATCACCAATCGCCCGGCCATTAGTTTGGTGGGGGGTGGGTGGAATCAGCCCACCGAAGATTTAATTAATGCTTTTGAACCCGGCGATTTACGGAAAGATGTATCTATAAAATACTGGAACGGAAAAGACTGGGATGGCCAGGTGCGGGATATTCCGTATTGCGGCAAATACAAACCCCCAGTAACCGCCGCCGATGACCGCACTGGCGATAATCTGCCTATTCTGCGTTATTCCGATGTATTACTCTTATACGCCGAAGCATTAAACGAACTTGGCCGGACTGGCGAAGCTATTTCGTATGTGCAACAAGTGCGCGCCCGGGCCGGATTAACGAACGATTTAACCAGTTTAGATAAAGTTTCTTTAGAAAATTTAATTGACAAGGAACGTCAGGTAGAGTTTTGTTTCGAAAACCAGCGCTGGTACGACCTCAAACGCACCGGCAAAGCTTTGGCCGTTCTTACGGCTCACGGTTTACGCGAAAAAGCCAAAAAATCTTTCCTGTACGCATCGGCTTACGAAATGACACCCAATAAATTGCTGGCTCCAATACCGGAAGAACAAATATTGGTGAATCAATTAGAACAAAACCCAGGATATTAAGCTGGTATTTACTATTTTAAAATTAGCACCATGAAACAGTTTCTGATTTTATTGATAATAGCGGGACTTTTTGGTTTTACCCTAACTTCTTTAAACTCCGGTACACCGCAGCCTGCCCGCAAACCCAATATTGTTTTTATTGTGGTAGATCAATGGCGGGCGCAGGCTACGGGCTACGCGGGCGATAAAAATGTACAAACGCCTAATTTGAATAAACTAGCCAGCCAAAGTTTAAATCTTAAAAATGCCGTGTCGGGAATGCCGGTTTGTACGCCTTACCGGGCTTCGTTATTAACGGGGCAGTATCCTTTAACTACCGGCGTTTTTATGAACGATGTAATGCTGGATACGACCAAAACCACTTTGGCCAAAGTTTATAAAAAAGAAGGCTATCAAACAGGTTTTATTGGTAAATGGCACATCGATGGTCACGGCCGCACCAGTTATATTCCGGAAAACCGTCGCCAGGGTTTCGATTACTGGAAAGCGCTGGAGTGTACGCATAATTACAACCAATCGCCTTATTACGCCGGTAATTCAGATAAGAAGCTGTTCTGGGAAGGCTACGATGCCATTGCCCAAACCACCGATGCTATACGGTTTATTAACGAGCAAGCCAAAAAGCCAGATCCGTTTATGTTGTTTCTTTCAATAGGTCCCCCGCACGATCCTTACCAGACTGCCCCGGAAAACTACAAAAAGCTGTACGCCGATAAAGAAATTAAAATTAACCCGAATGTGCCGCAGGAGTTCCGCGAGAAAGCTACCAAAGACTTGAAAGGGTATTATGCCCACGTTACCGCCATTGATGATTGCGTTGGCAAAGTATGGGAAACCTTAAAGCAAGCCGGCATTGAAAACAATACTATTTTTATTTTTACCGCCGATCATGGCGATTTGCTGGGCGCCCATGGTTCCTGGAATAAGCAACAACCCTACGAAGAAAGCATTCGGGTGCCTTTCCTGATTCATTATCCGGCCACTTTCGGCAATACCGGAAAAACATCTCCCATCCTGATCAACTCGCCCGATATTATGCCTACCTTACTAGGCCTGACGCAAACCAAAATTCCGACTTCGGTAGAAGGAGTAGATTTTTCCGGTGTTTTAAAGGGTACCAACCCCAATAAAGTAACACATACGTTAATTTCGTGCGTGCAGCCCTTTGGGCAATGGAATCGTTCAAAAGGCGGGCGCGAGTACCGGGGTGTAGTTACTACCCAATATACCTACACACGTGATTTAAAAGGTCCTTGGTTGTTATTTGATAATACCAAAGATCCGTTTCAACAAAACAACCTAATAGGCCAGCCAGCGTTTGCGGCTACCCAGCAAAAACTGAATAACTTACTTTCCGCTACTTTAAAACAGCGGAAAGATGAATTTAAGCCCGGCATGGAGTACGTAAAACAATGGAATTACGTGGTAGACGAAACCGAAACTGTTCCTTATAAAAATATAAACTTCGAAGGTAAACCGATTCTTGAATAATTATTGGATTGATGAAAAATTTTAAAAATGTGGCAGCCTTGGGCTTTCTTTATTTGTTGTTCGCGAGTGTTTTTTTCTCCTTTCGGCAAAAAGAATCTAAAAAGCCCAATGTTATTGTGGTGGTAACCGATGATCACCGCTGGGATGCCTTGGGGGTGATGGGCAATAAAATTATTCAAACGCCTAACCTGGATAACCTGGCCCGTAAAGGTTTATTATTTAAAAATGCCTACGTTACTACGGCCATTTGCATGGTGAGCCGGGCGAGTATTCTCAGCGGGCAGTATTTATCCCGGCATAAGATCAACGAATTTACTACCGATTTTAGTAAAGAAGCCGTGGAACAAACTTATCCTTTGTTGCTAAAAAAGGCAGGCTATAAAATTGGTTTTATTAATAAATACGGCGTTGGTCAGAAAAATCAACCTAAAGAGTACTTTGATTACTGGACCTGCACTCCCAAACTGCAACCCGATTACGAAATGCAGGATGAAGCGGGTAACTTTATTCATAACACCGACCAAACAGATCGCGACATTCAAGATTTTTTAAATAAGTTTGGCCAAAAAGGTCCATTTTGCTTATCCGTAGGTTTTAAAGCGCCGCACGAGCAAGACGGTGATCCGCCTCGGTTTATTGTGCAGGAAAAATTTAAAAATTTATACCAAAACGTAACTATCCCTACGCCTGAAACCGCCGACCCGAAATATTGGAATAGCTTTCCAGAATTTTTTAAGAATGATAAAAACATTGCCCGTGTACGCTGGAAGCCTTTATTTTCTACTCCGGAATTAGCCCAGGAAACCACCAAAAATTACTACCGCTTAATTACCGGGGTAGACGAAGTAATCGGGAACATGGTGGCGAAACTGGAAAAATTGGGCATTGCTGATAATACCGTCATTATTTTTATTGGCGACAACGGCTTTTATTTAGGAGAACACGGCATGGAAGGCAAATGGTTTGGCCACGAAGAATCTATCCGGGTTCCTTTAATTGTTTACGATCCCCGCCAGGTCAACCACTTAAAAGGCCAAACCATAAGCGATATAGCCTTAAATATTGACATTGCCCCCACTATTCTGAAGTTAGCCAACCAACCAGTGCCCGCGAGAATGCAAGGTCTGGATTTAATGGCCGTAGCCGCGCATAAACCCGGAACATCCCGGCAAGATTTCTTTTACGAGCATACCTTTGCAGGAAGCCCGCGTTTGCCGAAGGTAGAAGGGGTGGTGAGCCGCGAAATAAAATACATGAATTTTATTGAATACGGTTACGAAGAATTGTACGACTTACTAAAGGATCCTTTAGAAAAGCAAAACCTGGCAACTAACGCGGCTTATCAAAACCAGCTCCAAAAAATTCGTTTACAGTACCAAAAGTTAAAGCGGAAAGTTCAATAATATTCTCCGGATAAGTCTTGTTAAGCAGATTTAACAAGACTTATCCGGTTTTAAATTTAAAGTGCCATCATTGTTACAAAATACCTCAAAAGCTTACTTGTCTTCTTAAAGAATAATCTAATTTAAAGCCCTTCTTAAAAAAATCAACCTTTCAATCAGTTCTGAATATAAATTTAAACAACTCTGTTGTAAGAGTTTAATTAGTGGTTAAACCATTCAAAAATTAAATTTTAGTTTTTTTTCACCCCAAATGAATAAAGGCGGGTCTCTATAAGCAGAAAGACTTAAAGTCTACCCAGATTTAGCGCTAATCTTTAAACATCCATACTGAAGTCGGTTTGTACTAAAGAAGGGGAAGTAGGGTAAAGCACATTACTTTTGCTGGAAGAAAACAGTTCGTCTTTTCAAATTTCTTCCTTTAAAAGTAAAAAGGTGTAGCCTGATGAATGGTGAATGGTTGGCTACACCCTTTACTAAACAAAGTATCGGGTTTAAATAAAAACCGCTACTTACTTCTCTGGCTAATTGGAAGTGGTGCTCCGGTTAACCTGGTACAAATCGACCTTCTTTTATTTTTTGTGGCTTTGGCGTTATTTAACGCCCGGCATGGTTGTAAACGTAATTTTTTAAATTTTTAAAATTCCAGCTTCCACGCTTTTTCTTTCAATACTTTTTCTAAAGTAAACTTAAACCGTAACTACCAGTTTGCCTTTGGTTTTGCCAGTTTCTATTTGGGCGCTGGCTTTAGGTAAATCGCTGAACGGGAAAGTAAGCGATACGTGGGCTTTTAAAATGCCTTGCTTCAGTAAAGCCGCCAGTTGCTGCATATCGTCGCCGCTGGATTGTACTAAAAAGAAAAACCCGTTTACATTTTTGGCTTGGGCTTGTTCCGTAACCGTATCGGCCATACCGCTGGGAATGGTAATGAGCGTACCACCGGATTTTATTACTTGCAAGGAGCGGGCAATGTTATCGCCGCCTAAGGTGTCCAGCACCAGGTCTACCTCCTGCACTTCGTCTTCAAAACGCTGGGTTTGGTAATCAATGTGCTCGTCAGCACCCAGGCTCAACACAAAATCCCGGTTAGCCGCCGAAGAAGTGCCGATGACGTACGCGCCCAAATGTTTGGCCAATTGCACGGCAAAATGCCCTACTCCACCAGCCGCCGCATGAATTAAAACTTTTTGCCCCGGCGATACGGTAGCTTTATGCACAAAGGCCTGGTAAGCAGTTAAGGCCGCCAGGGTAGCGGCGGCAGCTTCTTCGTAAGTGATATTAGCGGGTTTTAAGGCCAGGTGCGCGGCCGGAGCCGCTACGTATTCGGCGTAGGCCTGGCCGTGGCCCGGAAAGTTAACCATGCCAAATACTTCGTCGCCTTTTTTAAAATTTGTTACGTTTTCGCCTACTTCGGTTACTACGCCTGCTATATCCCAGCCCAGAATTATGGTGGGCAATTCTTTTAAACGGCCAGCCATGCCTTTGCCCGAACGGCTTTTGGCATCTACGGGGTTTAAACTAATGGCTTTTACCTGCACTAATACTTCGTCGGGTTTTATAACCGGGGTTTCTATGGTCGCGGGCACCAGTTGGTCAGGGCCGCCAAAACCGTTTAATACAAATGCTTTCATTACTTTTTACTTTTAATCTTGGAACACTACAAAGTTGTACCAAAAAACCTAACTAACACTGGTATACTTTTTCGTTAATTTGGTATAATTGCACCATGAAGAAAGAAAGCCTGCACGAACCGTTTTCCATTGTTTTTGAAACTTTAGACAAAGATTCGCAACGGGAACACCAGCATCATTTCTTCGAGCTGATATTTATTTTAGCGGGTACTGGCTACCAGTGTATCAACCAGCATCAATTTGCTTACCGGGCGGGGCACCTATTTTTGATTACGCCCGAAGATTGCCATTCTTTTGATATTCATACTACTACTGAGTTTTTCTTTTTGCGGTTTAATAATATTTACCTGAAGCAAAGCGGCTTGCATACCGATAACATTCCGCGGTTGGAGTTTATTCTGCAAAATGCCAGTCACCAGCCAGGCTGTATTTTAAAAAACCAGGTAGATAAAACCTTGGTGCGCCCCATGGTAGAAGCTATTATCCGGGAACACGTGAACCGCGACTTGTACAACCAGGAACTGATTCAACAGTTGGTAAATACCTTAATTGTGGTGGTGGCGCGCAACATTGCCAAATACCTGCCCGAGCAAGTACACACCGGTACCGACGACAAAGCGTTAACGATTATTAACTACATCCAGGATAATATTTACGCGCCGGAAAAAACGCGCGCCGAGGTTATTAGTCAGCATTTAGGTATTTCAGAAACGTATTTGGGCCGATTTTTTAAAAAACACACCGGCGAAACCTTGCAAAAGTATTTGATAAACTACCGGCTAAAATTAATTGAAGCGCGTTTGCAGCACAGCGATAAACGCATGCACGAAATTGCCGACGAGCTGGGCTTTACCGACGAAAGCCATTTAAACAAATTCTTCCGGAAGAACCGCGGCGTCAGCCCTTCGGAATTTCGCAAAGCTTTAACCAAACCGGTGTTGGT
The sequence above is a segment of the Adhaeribacter swui genome. Coding sequences within it:
- a CDS encoding Na+/H+ antiporter — translated: MQNTLFFYLALLLVILFLVMLARRLKVSYPIILVLGGLLLSFIPGLPGIEINPELIFLIFLPPLLYEAAWNTSWKEFWKWRRVIGSFAFLVVILTATVIAFISQALIPGFTLALGFLLGAIISPPDAVSATSVLKDVEVPKRVVSILEGESLLNDASSLIIFRFALTAVVSGSFVLHEAVTSFFVVIIMGTLTGLGVALVFYAIHRWLPTTPSMDTVLTFIAPYFMYITAERFHFSGVLAVVSGGLFLSNHSHRLLSHLSRIRGANVWATVGFALNGFVFMLIGLELPLIVQQLGDHITLSNAITYGLLISLVVIITRLLCVLGASLFTVFISRFITTADSKPGWRQPFIVGWAGMRGVVSLASALSIPLLLSNGQAFPQRNLILFITFTVILVTLVFQGLTLPLVIRWLHPQEMDYPLSLPEQDLRVRKKLKDAALSLIQEKYATEVNTNELIKSLKLRLQSDLTFLDHFNKPETGEKWADDNVETYRKVMTSLLTHERQLLHQINRKAEVDEVVVRKHLALLDLEEEKLRQQIEND
- a CDS encoding SusC/RagA family TonB-linked outer membrane protein; amino-acid sequence: MMKKLLQKSSKWFVLLLLYHLPFLKSSANPALAITDKFSITVNFADKPVSGKVISGTGEPLPGVTVLLKGTTIGTTTNSEGGFELTVPDNGGILVVSFIGYLTKEVAFTGNELLQISLTEDTKALDEVVVVGYGTQRSQDVTGSVATVDQKNIKSLPVSTIDQKLTGQVAGVQIQQVSGAPGAGTSIKIRGNGSLGAGNEPLYVVDGLPYSAGMNQTTNPLLFINPNDIESVTILKDASSTAIYGSRGANGVILITTKKGANDRTEVNVSSMRGVQQVPQKGRPEMLNLREFAELQRDKINVTVRRLENREAILNDYPVEYQNLDNITGNGTDWYDLLLQTAAIQDHNVSLYKGTKDSRLNFSLGYFKQEGTVRYTGVERYSSKLGMESNIGKYLLVGASLQPSYIKQNRTNTNANREDVLGTAIWANPFMSPYDASGNLIPYIVSPQSKYHSAWSFANPLFVLKETVQNQNIFQNLGSAFVQLTLFKDLKAKTSLFTNWSTSNYFQFIPSTVGAANKPPVAGTGRSTTIRDQSFDWLIENTLNYDKTFGSHQVSAVVGYTTQKNSAKTINLNADPYANDLLETINAAQTIKGWGQGSNEWSMISYLGRVNYGFKDRYLLTATFRSDGSSRFGSNNRYAFFPSMAAAWRLSEENFLKNNSIIYNLKLRASYGKSGNNNIGNYAHLASISPGAYVFGNTQVTAVSVGLPNPNLTWEESDQFDAGLDLDLFENRLNLVVDFYNRKSNNMLLDNIIPAITGFNTQTINKGNVRNRGIEIALGGTPVAGTVQWNTNFNIAFNRNKVLSLNSNNDRILAGNNDNNPTHISVVGKPIGQFFGYIYEGLYTAEDMANPNIIKTAQVYEGNVKYRDVNGDGIITDLLDYTIIGNPHPDFTYGFTNNFSYKGLSLGVIVNGQYGGQVMNGLRQTVDNLQGFFNVSKEWVNRWRSADQPGDGMHYGVPKLTPSLGHRVSNLWVEDATYLRIANVTLGYNLPQKWVQYTGAIKNCRLYFTVQNLATFTKYGGANPEGQSVNINNTLAPGFDMTSYPLARTTSLGINLTF
- a CDS encoding RagB/SusD family nutrient uptake outer membrane protein encodes the protein MKKYLVYILLLGLLPACSDDFLEIYPESSLNEGTFYKSEKEIILLANGCYVPMRNYEKVEHWVMAELPSDNASFQYNTATGEASKGVIDQFILASNNVAYANFWNASYNGITRCNKLLFEIDRPEITWSKPAYKDRSAGEALFLRALYYFNLVRQFGGVPIVTEPISSEEAVKIKRATEAQVYERIITDLKDAATRFSQAKEVEEVGRANEGAALALLGKVYVTLHQYAEAEAPLKAVINSGKYILQPNYADVFNPTNKDFKETIFAIQFSENSVELANRFIFWFAPWTSGGAITNRPAISLVGGGWNQPTEDLINAFEPGDLRKDVSIKYWNGKDWDGQVRDIPYCGKYKPPVTAADDRTGDNLPILRYSDVLLLYAEALNELGRTGEAISYVQQVRARAGLTNDLTSLDKVSLENLIDKERQVEFCFENQRWYDLKRTGKALAVLTAHGLREKAKKSFLYASAYEMTPNKLLAPIPEEQILVNQLEQNPGY
- a CDS encoding sulfatase family protein, translating into MKQFLILLIIAGLFGFTLTSLNSGTPQPARKPNIVFIVVDQWRAQATGYAGDKNVQTPNLNKLASQSLNLKNAVSGMPVCTPYRASLLTGQYPLTTGVFMNDVMLDTTKTTLAKVYKKEGYQTGFIGKWHIDGHGRTSYIPENRRQGFDYWKALECTHNYNQSPYYAGNSDKKLFWEGYDAIAQTTDAIRFINEQAKKPDPFMLFLSIGPPHDPYQTAPENYKKLYADKEIKINPNVPQEFREKATKDLKGYYAHVTAIDDCVGKVWETLKQAGIENNTIFIFTADHGDLLGAHGSWNKQQPYEESIRVPFLIHYPATFGNTGKTSPILINSPDIMPTLLGLTQTKIPTSVEGVDFSGVLKGTNPNKVTHTLISCVQPFGQWNRSKGGREYRGVVTTQYTYTRDLKGPWLLFDNTKDPFQQNNLIGQPAFAATQQKLNNLLSATLKQRKDEFKPGMEYVKQWNYVVDETETVPYKNINFEGKPILE
- a CDS encoding sulfatase family protein; translation: MKNFKNVAALGFLYLLFASVFFSFRQKESKKPNVIVVVTDDHRWDALGVMGNKIIQTPNLDNLARKGLLFKNAYVTTAICMVSRASILSGQYLSRHKINEFTTDFSKEAVEQTYPLLLKKAGYKIGFINKYGVGQKNQPKEYFDYWTCTPKLQPDYEMQDEAGNFIHNTDQTDRDIQDFLNKFGQKGPFCLSVGFKAPHEQDGDPPRFIVQEKFKNLYQNVTIPTPETADPKYWNSFPEFFKNDKNIARVRWKPLFSTPELAQETTKNYYRLITGVDEVIGNMVAKLEKLGIADNTVIIFIGDNGFYLGEHGMEGKWFGHEESIRVPLIVYDPRQVNHLKGQTISDIALNIDIAPTILKLANQPVPARMQGLDLMAVAAHKPGTSRQDFFYEHTFAGSPRLPKVEGVVSREIKYMNFIEYGYEELYDLLKDPLEKQNLATNAAYQNQLQKIRLQYQKLKRKVQ